Proteins from one bacterium genomic window:
- a CDS encoding CocE/NonD family hydrolase, producing the protein MSVYRIMVIGWLAATALSAETAIKETYQISMRDGTLLATDVYRPAGSKAYPVLLHRTPYGKGDQLLPEALVSVLVTVKGYALVFQDTRGRFASQGVDSVFFTDGWGALQDGYDTVDWLAKQPWCNGRVALYGASASGITTYRAVGSLHPAIKCAVSIVAPTDLYHQVIYPGGEFGKALVQGWVAGQGSLYMIDY; encoded by the coding sequence ATGTCCGTATACAGAATCATGGTCATCGGCTGGCTGGCGGCCACTGCGCTGTCGGCGGAGACGGCGATCAAAGAGACCTACCAGATATCCATGCGGGACGGTACGCTGCTCGCCACGGATGTATACCGGCCTGCGGGCAGCAAAGCATACCCGGTCCTGTTGCATCGCACACCCTACGGCAAAGGGGATCAGCTCCTTCCGGAGGCGTTGGTCTCCGTACTTGTCACGGTTAAAGGATATGCCCTGGTGTTTCAGGACACCCGCGGCCGTTTCGCCTCGCAGGGCGTCGATTCGGTTTTTTTTACCGACGGTTGGGGTGCGCTGCAGGACGGCTATGACACGGTCGATTGGCTGGCCAAACAACCGTGGTGCAACGGCCGGGTGGCTCTCTACGGTGCCTCTGCCAGCGGCATCACCACCTACCGGGCTGTGGGCAGCCTGCACCCGGCGATCAAATGCGCGGTGTCCATCGTAGCGCCCACGGACCTCTATCATCAGGTGATCTATCCAGGCGGGGAATTCGGCAAAGCATTGGTGCAGGGCTGGGTCGCTGGTCAAGGCAGCCTGTACATGATCGATTATAT
- the arfB gene encoding aminoacyl-tRNA hydrolase, with the protein MIVVNEEILIPDEEIRFTMSRSGGPGGQNVNKVETRVTLWFDVMRSQALSDEQKQLIRQRLTTRINREGVLRVVAKEQRSQLANRETAVLRFIALLREAIKLEPKRPPHRMPAAAKEARHQAKRQRSQIKEQRKKLKEWE; encoded by the coding sequence ATGATTGTGGTGAATGAAGAGATCCTCATTCCCGACGAGGAGATTCGTTTTACCATGTCCCGCAGCGGCGGACCCGGCGGGCAGAATGTGAACAAGGTGGAGACGCGCGTCACTCTGTGGTTTGATGTCATGCGCTCGCAAGCGCTCTCGGATGAACAGAAACAGCTGATCCGTCAACGGCTCACCACACGCATTAATCGCGAAGGGGTGCTTCGAGTCGTCGCGAAAGAACAGCGCAGTCAACTGGCTAATCGTGAGACCGCTGTCTTGCGATTCATCGCTCTGCTGCGGGAGGCGATCAAGCTGGAACCGAAACGTCCTCCCCATCGCATGCCGGCCGCTGCCAAGGAAGCCAGACATCAGGCTAAACGTCAGCGCAGCCAGATCAAAGAACAGCGTAAAAAATTAAAAGAGTGGGAATAG
- a CDS encoding DUF4332 domain-containing protein, whose translation MPNYKLKEIEGIGFAMSKKMEKARIKTVRGLLKKGATRKGRKELADTTGIKSSLILKWVNMADLFRIKGIGKQYAELLEKAGVDTVKELKMRQPAALLSQMEKINNAGKKRLVQALPGLKRVKSWVRQAQKMPPMITY comes from the coding sequence ATGCCGAATTACAAACTGAAAGAGATCGAAGGTATTGGCTTCGCCATGTCGAAAAAAATGGAAAAAGCGAGAATTAAAACCGTACGCGGATTATTGAAGAAAGGCGCCACCCGTAAAGGCCGTAAAGAGTTGGCCGACACCACCGGAATTAAAAGCTCGTTGATATTAAAATGGGTCAACATGGCCGATCTATTTCGCATCAAAGGCATCGGCAAACAGTACGCTGAGCTTTTGGAAAAAGCCGGTGTGGATACGGTCAAGGAACTAAAAATGCGCCAGCCCGCCGCCCTGTTGTCACAGATGGAAAAAATCAACAACGCGGGGAAGAAACGCTTGGTGCAGGCGCTGCCCGGGCTGAAACGGGTCAAATCGTGGGTCCGTCAGGCGCAGAAAATGCCGCCCATGATCACCTATTAA
- a CDS encoding class I SAM-dependent methyltransferase: MSEKHFHEQVHFSRSYLVPFLQKQIADFERQRVLEVGCAEAGFLHVLAERGMEVVGVELSPDRVRLAKALSPQLDVRVGDVTDRHLAETMQQTFDLIVIREVIEHVADRDALFANLRALSADEGRVYITFPPRFSAFAGHQQMGRSLLRRLPYVHLWPDWLVRTAGRLFQEHDYLIEEVLHNYRIGLSVHGFEKLCRRYGFVFLRRDLFLIRPIYRQRFGWSPKKIPSLPVLREFLATGCECLLQKTVL, translated from the coding sequence ATGTCGGAAAAACACTTTCATGAGCAGGTTCACTTCTCCCGGTCCTACCTGGTTCCCTTTCTGCAGAAGCAGATTGCGGATTTCGAGCGGCAAAGGGTGCTGGAGGTCGGCTGCGCCGAAGCCGGCTTTCTCCATGTGCTGGCCGAAAGAGGCATGGAGGTGGTCGGCGTGGAGCTTTCGCCGGACCGGGTGCGACTCGCCAAGGCCCTGAGTCCGCAGCTGGATGTGCGTGTGGGCGACGTGACCGATAGGCATTTGGCGGAAACGATGCAGCAGACCTTTGATCTCATTGTCATCCGGGAGGTGATCGAGCATGTGGCGGATCGGGATGCACTTTTTGCGAATCTGCGTGCGTTGTCGGCTGACGAGGGGCGCGTCTACATCACCTTTCCGCCGCGGTTTTCCGCCTTTGCGGGTCATCAGCAGATGGGGCGTTCACTGTTGCGACGGCTGCCCTATGTGCATCTGTGGCCGGATTGGCTGGTGCGGACGGCCGGCCGCCTCTTTCAGGAACACGATTATCTGATCGAAGAGGTGCTGCACAACTATCGCATCGGATTGAGCGTACATGGATTTGAAAAGCTCTGCCGTCGCTATGGTTTTGTCTTTCTGCGCCGGGATCTGTTTTTGATCCGCCCGATCTACCGGCAACGGTTCGGCTGGTCGCCGAAAAAAATTCCATCGCTGCCGGTCCTGCGCGAGTTCCTGGCGACGGGCTGTGAGTGTCTGTTGCAAAAGACGGTTTTGTGA
- a CDS encoding S46 family peptidase, with protein sequence MAQIWILTIRRYVLRKLISLFLALALIPALVLADEGMWTFDNPPVKPLKEKYNFTPTQEWLDHVRLSSVRFNDGGSGSFISPQGLTMTNHHVALGQLQKMSTPEKNYVATGFYAATPDQEVNCPDLELYVLQELENVTTRVQGAVVAGLKPEQALKAREKEIAAIEQEYKDKTGLKCEVVSLYHGGEYWAYQYKRYTDVRLVMAPEQKIAFWGGDADNFTFPRYDLDMAFFRVYENGQPLSTTHYLKWNAKGVEENELVFVSGHPGSTNRLNTYSQLLRQRDFLYPHRLAMIDKQLEILRAYSSRGPEQARRAARSIFGLENSRKALGGEYQGLLNEKLMAKVKAQEDAFRKKVNENPQWKKEYGDGWDIIAKVIKKQNKNAEQNSYRGMATSSRFAGIANQIVFYAAEVKKPDSERLSGYHDSQLEQLKFRLFSPAPIYKDLDEATFSGMLQLAVEKLGAEDPYLQKVLKGRSAAQAAKEMIEATTLDQVDVRKALIEGGSEAVARSTDPFIVLARELEPEQRRRIEEDKKNTQSLLVPATEKIARARFAVYGKESYPDATFTLRLSYGTATGYPMNGTKAPYKTTLYGLYDRSLSFDQQGDYALPSRFWERKSQLDLATPANFASSTDIIGGNSGSPVINRNAELVGLIFDGNIESLVGRFVYDETSNRAVAVHSAFMIEALRKLYDAGKLADEILGE encoded by the coding sequence ATGGCGCAGATATGGATTTTAACGATAAGGAGGTATGTTTTGCGTAAGCTGATCTCATTGTTCTTGGCGCTGGCGTTGATCCCCGCTCTGGTCTTGGCTGATGAAGGCATGTGGACTTTTGATAACCCACCGGTTAAACCACTCAAAGAAAAATATAATTTCACTCCCACCCAGGAGTGGTTGGACCATGTTCGGCTCAGTTCTGTGCGCTTTAACGACGGCGGCTCCGGTTCATTCATCAGTCCGCAAGGGCTGACCATGACCAATCATCATGTGGCTCTGGGCCAGCTGCAGAAGATGTCGACGCCGGAAAAAAATTATGTGGCGACGGGCTTTTACGCCGCAACCCCGGACCAGGAGGTCAATTGCCCGGACCTGGAGCTGTACGTGCTGCAGGAGCTGGAGAATGTCACGACCCGTGTGCAGGGCGCAGTCGTCGCTGGTTTGAAACCCGAGCAGGCGCTCAAGGCGCGTGAAAAAGAGATCGCGGCCATCGAGCAGGAATACAAGGATAAAACCGGATTGAAATGCGAGGTGGTCAGCTTGTACCATGGCGGCGAATACTGGGCCTATCAGTACAAACGGTATACCGATGTCCGTCTGGTCATGGCGCCGGAGCAAAAAATCGCTTTCTGGGGCGGCGATGCGGATAATTTTACTTTTCCGCGCTATGATCTTGACATGGCGTTCTTCCGTGTCTATGAAAACGGCCAGCCGCTGTCCACGACGCATTATTTAAAATGGAACGCCAAAGGCGTCGAGGAAAACGAACTGGTGTTTGTCTCCGGTCATCCGGGTTCCACCAACCGTCTCAACACCTACAGCCAACTGCTGCGCCAGCGCGATTTTTTATATCCGCACCGTCTGGCCATGATCGACAAACAGCTGGAGATTCTGCGCGCGTATTCGAGCCGCGGCCCAGAGCAGGCTCGCCGCGCCGCCCGCTCCATCTTTGGATTGGAGAACAGCCGTAAAGCGTTGGGCGGCGAGTATCAGGGTTTGCTCAACGAAAAGCTGATGGCTAAAGTCAAGGCGCAGGAGGATGCGTTCCGCAAAAAAGTGAATGAAAATCCGCAGTGGAAAAAAGAGTACGGCGACGGCTGGGACATCATCGCCAAAGTCATCAAGAAACAAAATAAAAACGCCGAGCAGAACAGCTATCGCGGTATGGCCACGAGTTCGCGTTTCGCCGGCATCGCCAATCAGATTGTTTTTTACGCCGCCGAGGTGAAAAAACCGGACAGCGAGCGTTTATCCGGTTATCATGATTCGCAGCTGGAGCAGTTGAAATTCCGTCTGTTCTCCCCCGCGCCGATCTATAAGGATCTGGATGAGGCGACGTTCAGCGGCATGCTGCAGTTGGCGGTGGAGAAATTGGGAGCAGAGGATCCTTATCTGCAAAAAGTTTTAAAAGGCCGCAGCGCCGCGCAAGCGGCCAAGGAGATGATCGAAGCGACGACGCTGGATCAAGTCGATGTGCGCAAAGCGCTCATCGAAGGCGGCAGCGAAGCCGTCGCCCGATCGACTGATCCGTTCATCGTCCTGGCGCGTGAGTTGGAGCCGGAACAGCGTAGGAGGATCGAAGAGGACAAGAAGAACACGCAGAGTCTGCTGGTGCCGGCCACGGAAAAAATCGCGCGGGCGCGTTTTGCGGTCTATGGCAAAGAGAGCTACCCGGATGCCACCTTCACCTTGCGGCTTTCTTACGGAACCGCCACGGGCTATCCGATGAATGGAACCAAGGCGCCATACAAGACGACGCTCTATGGGCTGTATGACCGGAGTTTGAGCTTTGATCAACAGGGAGACTACGCCCTGCCATCGCGTTTCTGGGAGCGCAAGAGCCAGTTGGATCTGGCCACGCCGGCCAACTTTGCCAGCAGCACCGACATCATCGGCGGTAATTCCGGATCGCCGGTGATCAACCGGAACGCCGAACTGGTGGGGTTGATTTTTGACGGTAACATCGAAAGTTTGGTCGGCCGTTTTGTCTACGACGAAACTTCCAACCGGGCCGTGGCGGTGCATAGCGCCTTCATGATCGAGGCCCTGCGCAAGCTCTACGACGCCGGCAAGCTCGCGGATGAGATTCTGGGCGAATAG
- the mutY gene encoding A/G-specific adenine glycosylase, producing MNSVYFSSKDISSIRRRLLTWFHTNRRDLPWRRHRTAYCIWISEIMLQQTQVQQVIPYYRRFCKKFPSIQKLANARLDQVLKMWEGMGYYARARHLLQAAQMIQKEHAGVFPQDYDAVRRLPGIGAYTAAAILSIAFQQRHAVVDGNVVRVLSRLTAFSGEVQTTGNKKILQIMANTLLPMKSPGDYNEAVMELGALVCTPTAPHCGVCPLARCCRARQQGEPQRFPVKRLKKRPPHYEVAAAIIWRQGRILLARRPEQGLLGGLWEFPGGKREKGETLEQTTVREVREELGVRVRVREFFIKVDHQYTHFSVTLHVFHCDWVSGSPQPLGCSDWRWVRPNELETFAFPRANGKIIKALLDSIPRT from the coding sequence ATGAACTCTGTTTATTTCTCCAGCAAGGATATCAGTTCCATCCGGCGCCGGCTGTTGACCTGGTTCCACACGAACCGGCGCGATCTGCCGTGGCGTCGTCATCGCACGGCGTATTGCATCTGGATCTCGGAGATCATGCTGCAGCAAACCCAGGTGCAGCAAGTGATCCCCTACTATCGTCGATTCTGCAAAAAATTTCCCTCCATTCAAAAGCTGGCCAACGCGCGACTGGATCAGGTGCTCAAGATGTGGGAGGGGATGGGCTATTATGCCCGCGCCCGCCATCTGCTCCAGGCTGCGCAAATGATTCAGAAGGAACACGCAGGAGTTTTTCCGCAGGACTATGACGCCGTGCGCCGCCTGCCGGGCATCGGCGCCTATACAGCCGCGGCGATCCTAAGCATCGCCTTTCAGCAGCGCCATGCAGTGGTGGACGGCAACGTCGTGCGCGTATTGTCGCGGTTGACTGCATTTTCTGGGGAGGTGCAGACCACTGGCAACAAAAAGATCCTGCAAATCATGGCGAATACGCTGTTGCCGATGAAAAGCCCTGGCGACTATAATGAAGCGGTGATGGAGCTGGGCGCTCTGGTGTGCACGCCCACCGCGCCGCACTGCGGCGTCTGTCCGTTGGCCCGATGCTGCCGCGCCCGGCAGCAGGGAGAGCCGCAGCGTTTTCCGGTCAAGCGTCTGAAGAAAAGACCGCCGCATTATGAGGTCGCTGCGGCGATTATCTGGCGACAAGGCCGCATTTTGCTGGCCCGCCGACCGGAGCAGGGGCTGTTGGGTGGGCTATGGGAATTTCCCGGCGGCAAGAGAGAGAAGGGAGAGACTCTGGAGCAGACCACGGTGCGCGAGGTGCGCGAAGAGCTGGGCGTCCGGGTGCGGGTGAGGGAATTTTTTATCAAGGTGGATCACCAGTACACTCATTTTTCCGTTACACTCCATGTTTTTCACTGCGATTGGGTGAGCGGCAGCCCACAACCCCTCGGCTGCAGCGACTGGCGATGGGTTCGGCCCAACGAGCTTGAGACCTTTGCCTTTCCGCGGGCGAACGGTAAAATTATCAAGGCGTTGCTCGATTCGATCCCTCGAACTTGA
- a CDS encoding GHMP kinase, whose protein sequence is MIVRTRVFSRAGLAGNPSDGYHGKTLSVTVKNFSAEVTLYETPDLEILPNERDHSYFENLAHLVKDVRRHGYYGGIRLIKAAAKKFYEYCEHKGIQLSDKNFTVRYRSNIPVQVGLGGSSAIVTATIRALMTFYGVEISKPTLPNLILSVETEELGIAAGLQDRVIQVYEGLVFMDFDKKLMEAQGYGYYEPLDPNLLPNLYLAYMEDLSEISGVSHGNLRGRFLAGDPQVVDAMKYFADRAEMAKECLKARQPEKLGQLINENFDKRKEIMPLNRRNLEMVSVARAAGASAGFTGSGGAIVGTYENEAMFKKLKEDLAEIGAVVIKPDII, encoded by the coding sequence ATGATCGTAAGAACCCGTGTATTTTCCCGAGCCGGTCTGGCCGGCAATCCTTCGGATGGCTATCATGGCAAAACACTCTCGGTGACAGTGAAAAATTTTTCCGCAGAGGTCACCCTGTATGAGACGCCGGATCTGGAGATACTCCCCAATGAGCGCGATCATTCCTATTTCGAAAACCTGGCGCATCTGGTCAAGGATGTCCGCCGGCACGGCTATTATGGCGGCATTCGGTTGATCAAGGCGGCGGCGAAAAAGTTTTATGAATACTGCGAACACAAGGGCATTCAGCTGAGCGATAAAAATTTCACCGTGCGCTATCGCTCCAACATTCCAGTGCAGGTGGGGCTTGGAGGCTCCAGCGCCATCGTTACAGCCACCATTCGCGCGCTGATGACCTTTTACGGAGTCGAGATTTCCAAGCCCACGCTGCCCAATCTAATCCTTAGCGTTGAAACCGAAGAACTGGGCATCGCCGCCGGTCTACAGGATCGTGTGATCCAGGTGTACGAAGGATTGGTCTTTATGGATTTTGACAAAAAGCTGATGGAGGCTCAGGGGTACGGTTATTATGAGCCGTTGGATCCCAATCTGTTGCCCAATCTGTATCTGGCCTATATGGAGGATCTGAGCGAGATCTCGGGAGTATCGCACGGCAATCTGCGCGGCCGCTTTCTGGCCGGCGATCCGCAGGTGGTGGATGCGATGAAATATTTCGCCGATCGCGCTGAGATGGCCAAAGAGTGTTTGAAGGCGCGGCAGCCGGAGAAATTGGGACAGCTGATCAACGAGAATTTCGACAAACGCAAAGAGATCATGCCGCTCAACCGGCGCAATCTTGAAATGGTCTCTGTGGCCCGTGCCGCCGGCGCCAGCGCCGGCTTTACCGGCAGCGGCGGCGCCATCGTCGGCACCTATGAAAACGAAGCGATGTTTAAAAAACTGAAGGAGGATCTGGCGGAGATCGGCGCTGTGGTGATAAAACCGGATATTATTTAG
- the sfsA gene encoding DNA/RNA nuclease SfsA, with protein MKMPPLLSGILIKRNKRFLAEIHLDAGEEIVAHCPNSGSMLSCDAPGSRVLVSVSERPERRYRHTWEMVSVNGVWVGINTMLPNRLIHETLLQRRLASFSDYTTVQREVPWGAHSRLVFLLSGGRRPCYIEVKNVTLAQAGVAYFPDAVTERGQKHLRDLQEIVRHGHRGVILFLVQRMDAERFKPARFIDPEYARLLHEVCTNGVEIVVCQALVTPEEITVVKLLEPTESV; from the coding sequence ATGAAAATGCCGCCCCTTCTTTCCGGGATTTTAATCAAGCGGAACAAGCGCTTTCTCGCAGAAATCCATCTGGATGCCGGAGAAGAGATCGTCGCCCACTGTCCCAATTCGGGCAGCATGCTGAGTTGCGACGCTCCCGGCAGTCGGGTGCTGGTTTCCGTCAGCGAGCGGCCGGAGCGACGGTATCGCCACACTTGGGAGATGGTGAGCGTCAATGGGGTGTGGGTGGGCATCAACACCATGCTCCCCAATCGTCTGATTCACGAGACGCTGCTGCAGCGCCGTCTGGCTTCTTTTTCCGATTACACAACAGTGCAGCGTGAAGTCCCATGGGGCGCACACAGCCGTTTGGTTTTTTTGCTCAGCGGCGGCCGCCGTCCGTGTTATATCGAAGTTAAAAACGTCACCCTGGCCCAGGCCGGCGTCGCCTATTTCCCGGACGCGGTCACAGAGCGCGGCCAGAAGCATCTACGCGATCTGCAGGAGATCGTCCGCCACGGCCATCGCGGCGTGATTTTGTTTCTGGTGCAGCGCATGGACGCAGAGCGGTTTAAGCCCGCCCGGTTCATCGATCCAGAGTATGCGCGTTTGTTGCACGAGGTCTGCACGAACGGCGTAGAGATTGTCGTCTGCCAGGCTCTGGTAACGCCGGAAGAGATCACAGTAGTGAAATTGTTGGAGCCGACAGAATCTGTATGA